One region of Aestuariirhabdus haliotis genomic DNA includes:
- a CDS encoding ExbD/TolR family protein — MMFRRQKTEEVSVNLTPLIDVVFLLLIFFMVSTTFTKESHLSIDLPEATGKPAVEHKKQVEIVIGKQGSYVVNGKPLINNEAKTLLTALSKESKGDTSLPLVITSDAKTPYQAVVTAMDTAGQLGFVHLTITTMEVAPE, encoded by the coding sequence ATGATGTTTCGCCGTCAAAAAACAGAGGAGGTCAGTGTTAACCTGACGCCTTTGATTGACGTGGTGTTCTTGCTGCTGATCTTTTTTATGGTGTCTACCACCTTCACCAAAGAGAGCCATCTCAGCATAGATCTGCCCGAAGCAACGGGAAAACCAGCCGTCGAGCACAAAAAACAAGTTGAGATCGTCATCGGTAAGCAAGGTAGCTATGTGGTCAACGGTAAACCCTTGATTAACAACGAAGCCAAAACCCTGCTGACTGCCCTGAGTAAAGAATCCAAGGGCGACACCAGTTTACCATTGGTAATCACCTCCGATGCCAAAACCCCTTACCAGGCGGTTGTAACGGCGATGGATACCGCTGGCCAGTTGGGCTTCGTTCACCTGACCATCACCACCATGGAGGTGGCTCCGGAGTGA
- a CDS encoding MotA/TolQ/ExbB proton channel family protein — translation MFELVKSGGWLMLPIILCSIFAAAVCAERFWTLRESRIAPKYTLALVWKWIKSNQLDAKKLRELKSSSPLGEILAAGLSNSKHGRELMKESIQESAARVIHEMERYLTALGTVAAIAPLLGLLGTVIGMIKVFSAIMLEGTGNTGVLAGGISEALITTAAGLTVAIPAVIFHRYFVRRVEELVVTMEQEATKLVEVIHGEREVETKGARKR, via the coding sequence GTGTTTGAGCTGGTAAAATCCGGTGGCTGGTTAATGCTGCCGATCATCTTATGTTCAATCTTTGCAGCGGCTGTGTGCGCTGAACGTTTTTGGACCCTTCGCGAATCTCGTATCGCACCTAAATACACATTAGCACTCGTCTGGAAGTGGATAAAAAGCAACCAGCTTGATGCCAAGAAACTGCGCGAATTAAAAAGCAGTTCACCACTCGGAGAAATTTTAGCGGCGGGACTAAGCAACTCGAAGCATGGCCGGGAGCTGATGAAAGAAAGTATCCAGGAAAGCGCTGCTCGCGTTATTCATGAAATGGAGCGCTACTTGACGGCGCTTGGTACAGTCGCCGCCATAGCGCCTCTGCTAGGTTTGCTAGGTACGGTTATCGGTATGATCAAAGTGTTTTCCGCCATTATGCTCGAAGGTACCGGCAACACCGGCGTGTTGGCCGGGGGCATTTCAGAAGCCCTGATCACCACTGCGGCGGGGCTAACTGTCGCAATTCCAGCGGTTATTTTTCACCGCTATTTCGTGCGCCGTGTGGAAGAGCTGGTTGTTACCATGGAGCAGGAAGCCACTAAGCTAGTGGAAGTGATTCATGGTGAACGTGAGGTCGAGACCAAGGGAGCCCGCAAGCGATGA
- the lpxK gene encoding tetraacyldisaccharide 4'-kinase: protein MSFGERLSNAWYDGQRWPLLFAPLSWLVGCIAQRRRRRFLLHGPHWTPPVPLIIIGNITVGGTGKTPLVQTLVPRLQEWGYKPGIISRGYGGKSPDYPLQVTPETDAAHSGDEPLLLARTLDCPIFVDPDRCAAAKALLSHTDVDLIIADDGLQHYRLGRSIEWAVLDAKRGVGNGWIIPAGPLRETADRLDTVDQVILNGLGQPPGLVSAANMRITPTALVNLKTRQQFELGQIAEVFKDSKPLAVVGIGNPERFFTTLSELGLTFNRRQFPDHHAYSQKDITYNGPVIMTEKDAVKCQAIATADHWFLKVGAELPPSVLHKLKQQLETIRGIANG from the coding sequence GTGAGTTTTGGCGAGCGGCTGAGTAATGCCTGGTATGACGGGCAACGCTGGCCGCTGCTATTTGCCCCCCTGAGCTGGCTTGTCGGCTGCATCGCTCAACGACGACGTCGACGCTTTCTACTTCATGGTCCTCACTGGACGCCGCCTGTCCCTCTGATCATTATCGGCAATATTACGGTTGGAGGGACTGGCAAAACACCGCTGGTGCAAACCCTGGTCCCCAGACTGCAAGAGTGGGGTTACAAGCCTGGTATTATCAGTCGAGGTTACGGCGGCAAAAGTCCAGATTACCCTCTGCAGGTAACCCCGGAAACCGATGCCGCCCATTCTGGCGATGAACCTCTGTTATTAGCACGAACTTTGGATTGTCCGATTTTTGTCGATCCAGACCGTTGCGCAGCGGCTAAGGCGCTGTTGTCCCACACGGATGTTGACCTCATTATCGCCGATGATGGATTGCAGCATTATCGCTTGGGGCGGAGTATCGAATGGGCGGTGCTCGACGCTAAAAGAGGGGTTGGCAACGGCTGGATAATCCCTGCCGGCCCCCTAAGAGAGACGGCTGATCGGCTCGATACGGTTGACCAGGTGATCCTCAATGGTTTAGGTCAACCTCCGGGGTTAGTTTCGGCCGCTAACATGAGGATAACCCCCACCGCTTTGGTTAACCTTAAAACCCGGCAACAGTTCGAGCTGGGTCAGATTGCAGAGGTTTTCAAAGATTCAAAACCTTTGGCTGTGGTAGGTATTGGTAATCCTGAACGATTCTTCACAACCCTGAGTGAATTGGGGTTAACCTTCAATCGCAGGCAATTTCCCGATCATCATGCTTATAGCCAGAAAGATATTACGTATAATGGGCCGGTGATAATGACCGAAAAAGATGCGGTTAAGTGTCAGGCTATAGCCACAGCGGATCACTGGTTTTTAAAAGTTGGCGCTGAGCTGCCACCTTCTGTACTGCATAAGCTCAAGCAACAGCTCGAGACAATACGAGGAATAGCGAATGGATAA
- a CDS encoding DNA internalization-related competence protein ComEC/Rec2 produces MSSLLWSDLLQGGSFLLSAALLTLFILLFVSARSWLAGLSIFFTLGVLYAFAWGHWALSHQLQEQYQGSILALEADVDRAKGQDSEMMFLVVSNIALKDLSGRPIPHDLRRVKLSWRHPTGSPIPGERWRMNVVLKPARGYASHGAFDYKASLLRKQIDSVGYIHSKARVKRIQQAQGMSLTDLRWQLGQKIPAFVPSTYTATARALLLGDSTEFSHHEWNTLKASGTVHLMVVSGLHITLFAGIGFYLLSLFVRYSGLGERVPCYPLAAIVALVLAIAYTALTGFQLPAQRALVMLSLPMVCLLLGISVRGGTIFLAALCLVLLWDPIAPVSAGFWYSFLSVAALILLFIHRVNNRGAISRALQAQGAVFLIVLLLGTLWAGEWNPFTPVVNLLAIPLVGMVVVPMLMAFLLLSILVPGLAPLLDQLVDLVMSVLWWLINSGAELSSETNMPGLPVSLMLLGAIVVFLWLLPATLQVRSASVLLLVLAWIGYSHQRPPLRIDILDVGQGLAIVVQTPNHVLLYDTGGASSSTFSAGNAVVLPFMRDQAINTVDLMMISHENLDHRGGAEHVIQGTQVNQISAGGDYQGLGLPVITQPCLKGQQWQWDSARFRVLWGSEGGRVGNDGSCVLLIETLDSRILLTGDIGEMVEHSLVADPYLLSAPEADGRLHLLQVPHHGSASSSSWPFIKSQQPRYAVFSAGLNNRFGHPDRRIVERYKAVGAQLLNTATSGTITFVETPETGLILQSEYRLAKRHYWW; encoded by the coding sequence ATGAGTTCCTTGCTATGGTCCGATCTGCTTCAGGGTGGTTCGTTTCTCCTGTCAGCGGCTCTATTGACGTTATTTATTCTGCTATTTGTATCGGCCCGCTCTTGGTTAGCCGGGTTGAGTATTTTTTTTACCCTGGGCGTTTTGTACGCGTTTGCCTGGGGCCACTGGGCGCTTTCGCACCAATTACAAGAGCAATATCAGGGGTCAATACTGGCACTGGAGGCTGATGTCGACAGGGCAAAAGGCCAGGATTCTGAAATGATGTTTCTGGTTGTGTCCAACATCGCACTAAAGGATCTTAGCGGCCGACCCATTCCCCATGATCTTCGACGGGTAAAACTAAGTTGGCGACATCCAACGGGATCACCGATTCCCGGTGAGCGGTGGCGAATGAATGTGGTATTAAAACCTGCTCGCGGGTATGCCAGCCATGGCGCTTTTGATTACAAAGCGTCCCTGCTCAGGAAACAGATCGATTCTGTAGGTTATATCCATTCAAAAGCCCGGGTTAAGCGCATACAGCAGGCGCAAGGTATGTCTTTAACAGACTTACGCTGGCAGCTCGGTCAAAAGATACCGGCATTTGTACCATCGACATATACGGCCACGGCCCGTGCTCTTCTGTTAGGCGATAGTACGGAATTTAGCCATCACGAGTGGAATACCCTTAAAGCCAGTGGGACTGTCCATTTAATGGTAGTGTCCGGTCTGCACATTACTCTGTTTGCAGGTATTGGGTTTTACCTGCTTAGCCTGTTTGTGCGGTATTCAGGGCTGGGGGAAAGGGTACCCTGCTATCCCTTGGCAGCCATTGTGGCGCTGGTGCTTGCTATTGCTTATACCGCCTTAACGGGGTTCCAGTTGCCGGCGCAACGAGCGCTGGTAATGTTAAGTCTCCCCATGGTGTGCCTGTTACTGGGTATAAGCGTTCGAGGGGGGACCATTTTCCTGGCTGCGCTCTGCCTGGTTTTATTATGGGACCCGATCGCGCCCGTTAGCGCCGGGTTTTGGTACTCCTTCCTGAGTGTGGCAGCCCTGATTCTGTTATTCATTCACAGGGTCAATAATCGGGGGGCAATTTCTAGAGCGTTACAGGCACAAGGCGCTGTGTTTCTGATCGTACTCCTACTTGGCACGTTATGGGCCGGGGAATGGAATCCATTTACGCCTGTCGTCAACCTGCTGGCTATTCCACTGGTAGGCATGGTCGTCGTTCCGATGCTGATGGCGTTCCTTCTGCTCAGTATTTTGGTGCCTGGACTGGCCCCACTGCTTGACCAGCTGGTTGACCTGGTAATGAGTGTACTCTGGTGGTTGATTAACAGTGGCGCCGAACTGTCCTCTGAAACCAACATGCCTGGTCTGCCGGTATCGTTAATGCTGTTAGGTGCAATCGTTGTGTTTTTATGGCTGTTGCCAGCGACGCTTCAAGTGCGCTCTGCCTCTGTACTTTTGCTGGTATTGGCTTGGATAGGGTACTCCCATCAACGGCCTCCGCTTCGTATCGATATACTCGATGTCGGACAAGGGCTGGCGATCGTTGTGCAAACCCCCAATCATGTGTTGCTTTACGATACCGGTGGTGCGTCAAGTTCTACATTTAGTGCCGGTAATGCTGTGGTATTGCCCTTTATGCGTGATCAAGCGATCAATACAGTAGACCTGATGATGATCAGTCATGAGAATCTTGATCACCGTGGTGGTGCCGAGCATGTCATCCAAGGCACTCAGGTTAACCAGATCAGCGCAGGAGGGGACTATCAAGGACTGGGGTTACCCGTCATAACTCAGCCCTGTCTGAAGGGGCAGCAATGGCAATGGGATTCTGCTCGGTTCAGGGTGCTGTGGGGAAGTGAAGGGGGCAGGGTAGGTAATGATGGCTCCTGTGTCTTATTGATAGAAACGCTTGACTCGCGGATATTGTTAACCGGAGACATTGGCGAAATGGTTGAGCATTCACTCGTTGCAGATCCCTATTTATTATCTGCGCCGGAAGCTGACGGAAGGCTCCATTTGCTTCAGGTGCCTCATCATGGCAGCGCAAGCTCATCCTCTTGGCCTTTTATAAAATCACAGCAGCCACGGTATGCTGTCTTTTCCGCAGGCCTGAATAACCGTTTCGGGCATCCCGACAGGCGTATTGTCGAGCGTTATAAAGCAGTCGGTGCACAATTATTAAACACCGCAACGAGTGGAACCATTACCTTCGTAGAAACACCAGAAACTGGCTTAATACTGCAAAGCGAGTACCGGCTCGCAAAGCGTCACTATTGGTGGTGA
- a CDS encoding Trm112 family protein — translation MDKKLLEVLACPVCKSDLSYDKEKQELICKNDAIAFPVKDGIPVMLENEARTLTAEERL, via the coding sequence ATGGATAAGAAACTGCTGGAAGTTTTGGCATGCCCTGTGTGCAAAAGCGACCTGAGTTACGATAAGGAGAAGCAGGAGCTGATCTGCAAAAATGATGCGATTGCTTTCCCGGTGAAAGACGGTATTCCGGTCATGCTGGAAAACGAAGCGCGCACCCTAACCGCAGAAGAGCGCCTGTAA
- a CDS encoding low molecular weight protein-tyrosine-phosphatase — translation MAKILFVCLGNICRSPTAHGVFLSMVERAGLTDRIEVESAGTAAYHVGSPPDQRSTAAAANRGYDLSAIRAQQVSDTDFEYYDYLLAMDEENLTGLEQRCPSQYRHKLKLFLDYGGTADHEVPDPYYGGSRGFETVLDLVEDAAEGLLKQVRQEL, via the coding sequence ATGGCGAAAATCCTGTTTGTTTGCCTCGGCAATATCTGCCGATCCCCAACCGCACATGGTGTTTTCTTGAGCATGGTAGAACGTGCCGGACTTACCGATCGCATCGAGGTGGAGTCGGCTGGTACCGCAGCCTACCACGTAGGGTCCCCCCCTGATCAGCGCTCTACTGCAGCAGCCGCCAACCGTGGCTATGATTTAAGTGCAATACGAGCTCAGCAAGTTTCAGATACCGACTTTGAGTATTATGATTATTTGCTCGCGATGGATGAAGAGAACCTGACTGGACTTGAGCAAAGGTGCCCGAGTCAATATCGCCATAAGCTCAAACTCTTTCTCGATTATGGTGGTACCGCAGACCATGAGGTGCCTGATCCTTACTACGGTGGCAGCCGCGGCTTCGAGACGGTACTAGACCTGGTCGAAGACGCAGCTGAAGGCTTGCTGAAACAGGTTCGTCAGGAATTATGA
- the kdsB gene encoding 3-deoxy-manno-octulosonate cytidylyltransferase, whose amino-acid sequence MSFSVVIPARYASNRLPGKPLADIAGKTMIERVYLQAVRSSAQRVIIATDHPEIDSVARGFGAEVVMTSSEHPSGTDRLQQVAATLKFDEGHIVVNVQGDEPLIPPQLIDQVADNLAADDEASVATLCEPIAEASELFNPNAVKVVLDARSHAIYFSRAALPWARDAFSGNMQDLPLDVTFYRHIGIYAYRVGLLNRFVQWGPSPLESVECLEQLRVLYHGDRIHVQQARVSPPAGIDTPEDLERVRRLLMVQT is encoded by the coding sequence ATGAGCTTCAGTGTCGTTATTCCAGCCCGCTACGCATCCAACCGTCTACCGGGCAAGCCCCTGGCTGACATTGCTGGCAAGACAATGATTGAGCGGGTTTACCTGCAAGCGGTCCGCAGCTCGGCACAGCGGGTCATTATCGCCACAGATCACCCTGAAATCGACTCGGTTGCCCGTGGTTTTGGTGCCGAAGTGGTAATGACCTCGAGCGAGCACCCGTCCGGTACCGATCGCTTACAACAGGTGGCCGCCACCCTGAAGTTTGATGAAGGCCATATTGTGGTTAACGTACAGGGCGATGAACCTTTGATTCCTCCACAATTAATCGATCAGGTTGCGGATAATCTGGCCGCAGATGATGAGGCTTCTGTTGCAACCCTTTGCGAACCAATTGCCGAAGCCAGTGAGTTGTTCAATCCTAACGCAGTTAAAGTGGTTCTGGATGCACGTTCCCATGCCATCTATTTCAGTCGTGCAGCTTTACCCTGGGCTCGTGATGCTTTTTCTGGAAACATGCAGGACCTGCCATTGGACGTGACCTTTTACCGCCATATCGGCATCTATGCTTACCGTGTGGGTTTGTTAAATCGCTTTGTCCAGTGGGGACCGAGTCCGCTCGAATCGGTAGAGTGCCTGGAACAGCTTAGAGTGCTTTATCACGGTGACCGTATTCATGTACAGCAAGCCAGGGTTAGCCCCCCAGCTGGCATTGACACCCCGGAAGATCTGGAACGTGTCAGGCGGCTCTTGATGGTTCAAACATAA